A single region of the Methanobacterium formicicum DSM 3637 genome encodes:
- a CDS encoding pectinesterase family protein, translating into MNIPNFKWKKAVPCLLFLCLVAVITAGSSFAAGTIYVSTQGNDDWNGLAATYDPSTGNGPKATIQNAIDTVTDNGTVAVAAGTYKENLYINKDVYLIGAGPGSTIIDGMQKKSVIQLFGSTMEPFNQFALTVNGFTLTNGNSTWGGGIYNYGGNLFLINTKITNNKATNGGGLYNSGTASADSATVITDNTPDNVYGYPVTPTADISQDIIPSVNP; encoded by the coding sequence ATGAATATACCTAATTTTAAATGGAAAAAAGCAGTACCATGCCTTTTATTCTTATGTTTGGTGGCAGTGATTACTGCGGGTTCATCCTTTGCTGCAGGAACGATTTATGTCAGCACACAGGGAAACGATGACTGGAACGGTCTGGCAGCCACATACGATCCATCCACAGGAAACGGACCTAAAGCAACTATACAAAACGCCATAGACACAGTAACTGATAACGGCACAGTAGCGGTAGCAGCAGGAACCTACAAAGAAAATCTTTACATTAATAAGGATGTCTATCTAATAGGAGCCGGTCCAGGCAGCACCATTATAGATGGTATGCAAAAGAAAAGTGTTATACAACTATTTGGGTCTACCATGGAACCATTTAATCAGTTTGCCCTTACTGTAAATGGATTCACTCTTACCAATGGTAACAGTACCTGGGGTGGTGGAATTTACAATTATGGAGGTAATTTATTCCTGATTAATACAAAAATTACCAATAATAAGGCCACCAACGGAGGCGGTCTCTACAACTCCGGAACTGCAAGTGCAGATAGTGCAACCGTAATAACTGATAACACACCTGATAATGTTTATGGTTATCCAGTCACACCAACTGCCGACATTTCTCAGGATATAATACCCTCAGTTAACCCATGA
- a CDS encoding replication factor C large subunit, which translates to MLWTEKYSPQTMKDVLGNKKAIEEIENWLENWDHGEPQKCLLLVGPPGTGKTTLAHLVAREFSDHIELNASDKRSYDIIMNTIGEASASVSLFGQGGRKLIILDEVDGLHGNEDRGGIRAINKIIKEGHHPMIMMANDLYSKRIQSLKSKCQLIKIRKVHTNSIVALLKKICIKEGVDFEEHVLRTLAKRSRGDLRSAINDLQVIAQGKDSITSDDLKVISEKDDINNIFDSVRTVLKSKNPKRIKDSLRLEADPGFILEQITENIPREYEKPEEIEKAYNAVAEADVYLGRAFHTRHYGYWKYTYDLMGVGVALAKDETYKKFSRYTSSTFYSKLSKNRAKRDLRDRVATKIGAKLHTSRKVAIEYFPYYEIMFEKDDLARDLADYFDLDDAEVKQFRSRKIKKRKVKKAPKTPKVKGITKTTPKKDPKKSTKSTGTSSKNVSDESKDSKEVETKTIPENPKSKDKAKKNNKGSSSKTTSKDKNDPGKSETKDKGKQVSLFSFK; encoded by the coding sequence ATGTTGTGGACTGAGAAGTACAGTCCCCAGACCATGAAGGATGTTCTGGGGAATAAAAAAGCCATTGAAGAGATTGAAAACTGGCTGGAGAACTGGGATCATGGCGAACCCCAGAAGTGCCTCTTACTGGTAGGACCTCCAGGCACCGGGAAAACCACCCTGGCCCATCTGGTGGCTCGCGAGTTCTCAGACCATATAGAACTCAATGCCAGTGACAAAAGATCCTATGACATAATAATGAACACCATAGGAGAAGCATCAGCTTCCGTCTCACTTTTTGGCCAGGGAGGGCGTAAACTCATAATTTTGGATGAAGTGGACGGACTCCATGGAAATGAGGACCGTGGTGGAATAAGAGCCATAAATAAGATCATCAAGGAAGGTCATCATCCCATGATCATGATGGCCAATGACCTTTACAGTAAACGTATACAGAGTCTTAAATCCAAATGTCAGCTTATAAAAATCCGAAAAGTGCATACTAACTCCATAGTAGCTCTTTTAAAGAAGATCTGTATTAAGGAAGGGGTTGATTTTGAGGAGCACGTTCTCAGGACACTAGCTAAAAGATCCCGTGGTGATTTAAGGTCAGCAATTAACGATCTGCAAGTCATTGCCCAGGGCAAGGACTCAATCACCTCTGATGACCTGAAGGTCATATCTGAAAAGGATGATATTAACAATATCTTTGACTCAGTGCGCACTGTACTGAAAAGCAAGAATCCTAAAAGGATCAAGGATTCCCTGCGCCTGGAGGCAGATCCTGGTTTTATACTGGAACAGATAACCGAGAACATTCCCCGGGAGTATGAGAAGCCAGAGGAAATTGAAAAGGCATATAATGCAGTGGCAGAAGCTGATGTGTACCTTGGAAGAGCCTTCCACACCCGGCACTATGGTTACTGGAAGTACACCTATGATCTCATGGGAGTGGGTGTGGCCCTGGCCAAGGATGAGACCTACAAGAAATTCAGCAGATATACCAGTTCAACTTTTTACAGTAAACTGTCCAAGAACCGGGCAAAGAGGGACCTTAGAGACAGGGTCGCCACAAAGATAGGAGCTAAGCTGCACACATCCAGGAAGGTGGCCATTGAATACTTCCCCTACTATGAGATAATGTTTGAGAAAGATGACCTGGCCCGGGATCTGGCAGACTACTTTGACCTGGATGATGCTGAGGTTAAACAGTTCAGGAGTAGGAAGATTAAAAAGAGGAAAGTGAAGAAGGCTCCTAAAACTCCTAAAGTTAAAGGTATAACTAAAACTACGCCTAAAAAGGATCCGAAAAAAAGTACTAAATCCACAGGCACATCTTCTAAAAATGTTTCAGATGAGTCTAAGGATTCTAAAGAAGTAGAAACAAAAACCATTCCTGAAAATCCTAAATCTAAGGATAAAGCAAAAAAGAATAATAAAGGAAGTTCTTCAAAAACTACATCCAAGGATAAAAATGATCCAGGTAAGTCTGAGACTAAAGATAAAGGGAAACAGGTTTCGCTTTTTAGTTTTAAATAA
- a CDS encoding replication factor C small subunit translates to MNGPWVEKYRPQTLDEVVGQDHIIHRLKQYINEANMPNLMFTGPAGVGKTTTAIALAKAMLGEYWKQNFLELNASDARGIETVRKDIKSFCRLKAVGSPFRIIFLDEVDNMTKDAQHALRREMEMYTKTSSFILSCNYSSKIIDPIQSRCAIFRFAPIKGHQVIERLEIIAKAENVNYAPGTLESIVYFAEGDMRRAVNILQSTASMGEEITEDIVHDVVSKAKPKDVRRIVNLALDGDFMGARDLLREVMVVQGTSGEDMVTQVYQEVSRMAMDDLISSEDYIKLVEHIGEYDFRIREGANPRIQLEALLTKFLPKEKAD, encoded by the coding sequence ATGAACGGACCATGGGTGGAGAAGTATCGACCACAGACCCTGGATGAGGTTGTGGGTCAAGATCACATTATACACAGACTTAAACAGTACATAAACGAGGCGAACATGCCTAACCTCATGTTCACCGGCCCGGCAGGAGTGGGAAAAACCACCACTGCCATTGCACTGGCCAAAGCCATGCTGGGTGAATACTGGAAGCAGAACTTCCTGGAGTTAAATGCCTCTGATGCCAGGGGTATCGAGACTGTGCGTAAGGATATTAAAAGTTTCTGCCGCTTGAAAGCAGTTGGATCACCATTCAGGATCATATTCCTGGATGAAGTGGATAACATGACCAAGGATGCCCAGCACGCCCTTCGCCGGGAAATGGAAATGTACACCAAAACATCATCATTCATTCTTTCCTGTAACTATTCATCCAAGATCATCGATCCAATCCAATCACGGTGTGCTATATTCCGGTTCGCACCCATTAAAGGGCATCAGGTTATCGAGAGACTGGAAATAATTGCCAAGGCTGAAAACGTTAATTATGCACCTGGAACTTTAGAAAGCATTGTTTATTTTGCTGAAGGGGATATGCGCCGGGCAGTTAACATCCTGCAATCCACGGCATCCATGGGTGAAGAGATAACCGAGGATATTGTTCACGACGTGGTTTCCAAGGCTAAACCTAAAGATGTGCGACGGATTGTTAACCTGGCACTGGATGGTGATTTCATGGGTGCCCGTGACCTTCTACGGGAGGTTATGGTGGTTCAGGGAACCAGTGGCGAGGACATGGTAACCCAGGTTTATCAGGAAGTATCCAGAATGGCCATGGATGACCTTATCTCCAGTGAAGATTACATAAAGCTGGTGGAGCACATTGGAGAATATGATTTCCGGATAAGAGAAGGTGCCAATCCCAGAATACAATTAGAAGCTCTTTTGACCAAATTTTTACCAAAGGAAAAGGCAGATTAG
- a CDS encoding Ni/Fe hydrogenase subunit alpha encodes MKNIEISPVSRIEGHAKITVQVDDAGNVADAHFHVMEIRGFEKFLEGAAVEEAPRITPRICGICQTAHHLASAKATDMVFGLEPPETAKKLRELMLMGQYIHSHSLHFYFLGAPDLVMGPDSDPAMRNVVGILKSNPDLAMMAIKTRKIGQEITGAVGGKPISPVTAIPGGQSRGITSEQQAKLLSKAKDAIGLIEQGIEVAKPLFAQYSEAIEALGPVESHFGALTNGGSMEFYDGPAKIIDKSGSQVYEFAAADYLDYIEEKVQPWSYLKFPYLKQIGFPEGNYRVGPLARLNVVDSIPTEKASALYGEYKDQYGIAQNALLYHYARLIELMYAAERAVQLLEDDSITGTDLRQNLSEPLMTKEEAQKSSETKRGVGMIEATRGILIHDYETDAGGFINRANLIVSTGQNNLSMDIGVRETAKQMIHGEEVSEGLKNRLEMIVRAYDPCLSCATHAIDGSSPLAVDIYDSEGQLLKKHLL; translated from the coding sequence ATGAAAAATATCGAAATAAGCCCTGTTAGCAGGATAGAGGGACACGCCAAGATCACAGTGCAGGTGGATGATGCAGGGAACGTTGCCGATGCCCACTTCCACGTTATGGAAATAAGGGGATTTGAAAAATTCCTGGAAGGTGCGGCTGTGGAAGAAGCACCCAGAATCACTCCACGTATATGTGGTATATGCCAGACTGCACACCACCTTGCATCAGCCAAAGCCACAGATATGGTATTTGGATTGGAACCGCCAGAAACAGCCAAAAAGCTAAGGGAACTCATGCTCATGGGACAGTACATACACTCACATTCACTCCATTTTTACTTCCTGGGCGCCCCGGACCTGGTTATGGGACCTGATTCAGACCCTGCAATGAGAAATGTGGTGGGAATCTTAAAAAGTAATCCAGATCTGGCAATGATGGCCATAAAAACCCGGAAAATAGGTCAGGAAATCACAGGTGCTGTGGGTGGAAAACCCATAAGCCCGGTAACTGCCATACCGGGAGGACAATCCCGAGGCATAACCTCAGAACAACAAGCTAAACTATTATCCAAAGCTAAAGATGCAATAGGATTAATAGAACAAGGTATTGAAGTAGCAAAACCATTATTCGCCCAGTATAGTGAAGCTATTGAAGCACTAGGTCCTGTTGAAAGTCATTTCGGAGCATTAACCAACGGTGGCTCCATGGAGTTCTACGACGGCCCAGCCAAGATCATTGACAAATCTGGGAGCCAGGTTTATGAATTTGCAGCCGCTGATTACCTGGACTACATTGAAGAAAAAGTTCAACCATGGTCCTACCTGAAATTCCCCTACCTGAAACAGATAGGATTCCCAGAAGGTAACTACCGTGTGGGGCCACTGGCCCGGCTGAATGTGGTAGATAGCATACCCACTGAAAAAGCTTCAGCACTTTATGGTGAATACAAGGACCAGTATGGAATTGCTCAAAACGCATTGCTGTACCACTATGCCCGTTTAATCGAGCTGATGTACGCCGCAGAAAGAGCAGTACAACTTTTAGAAGACGACAGTATAACCGGTACTGACCTGCGCCAGAACCTTTCAGAACCATTAATGACCAAGGAAGAAGCCCAAAAATCCAGTGAAACCAAAAGAGGAGTGGGTATGATTGAGGCCACCAGAGGAATCCTCATCCACGACTATGAAACCGATGCAGGAGGATTCATTAACCGAGCCAACTTAATTGTTTCCACGGGTCAGAACAACCTATCCATGGACATAGGAGTTAGAGAAACAGCTAAACAGATGATACATGGTGAAGAGGTTTCAGAAGGGCTTAAAAACAGGTTGGAAATGATTGTGAGGGCATATGACCCTTGTCTTTCCTGTGCAACCCATGCCATTGATGGAAGTTCACCCCTGGCTGTGGACATCTACGATAGCGAAGGACAACTCCTGAAAAAACACTTACTCTGA
- a CDS encoding NADH ubiquinone oxidoreductase has translation MVKIALETLASCSGCEISILDLHEDLATLLDQAEIVYAPVLMDVKEVPDDVDIAIVSGSVRNAENKERLEELREKSKYLIAYGTCACYGGITGMADLYTSDEVTSRTYSDNPSTVSAPLPNEVVPELLSIVHPAADFTRIDGFIPGCPPKEQLTHDILIPLINDEAPDVPKKSVCADCQREMEHVEFDKIHRRIEGTPEPGKCFLSQGYVCLGSVTLGRCGGLCTEAGIPCHGCGGPSLDVLREPSHDIYNGVIKRIAHLSKMPEKDVEKQLYDIGHVIYGFVIGSTTMEDKQVSLIPQLVKK, from the coding sequence ATGGTTAAAATAGCCTTAGAAACCCTGGCCAGCTGCTCAGGGTGTGAAATTTCCATACTGGACCTTCATGAAGATCTGGCAACATTACTGGATCAGGCAGAAATTGTGTATGCACCAGTCCTCATGGATGTAAAAGAAGTTCCTGATGATGTGGACATCGCTATTGTCTCTGGTTCAGTTCGTAACGCCGAAAACAAAGAGAGACTGGAAGAACTACGGGAAAAATCCAAGTACCTCATTGCCTACGGAACCTGTGCCTGTTATGGAGGTATAACTGGTATGGCTGATCTTTACACTTCTGATGAGGTCACATCACGCACCTACTCTGATAATCCCAGTACCGTGTCAGCACCACTCCCTAATGAAGTGGTTCCTGAACTTTTAAGCATTGTACACCCTGCAGCTGACTTCACCAGAATTGATGGATTTATACCTGGCTGCCCACCCAAAGAACAACTCACACACGACATACTCATACCACTCATAAACGACGAAGCTCCGGATGTTCCTAAAAAAAGTGTCTGTGCCGATTGTCAGCGTGAAATGGAACACGTTGAATTCGATAAAATACACCGCAGAATTGAGGGAACCCCTGAACCAGGTAAATGTTTCCTGAGCCAGGGATATGTCTGCCTGGGTTCAGTTACTCTTGGTCGCTGTGGTGGTCTGTGTACAGAAGCAGGAATTCCCTGTCACGGCTGTGGAGGACCTTCTCTTGATGTTTTAAGGGAACCCAGCCATGATATTTACAACGGAGTCATCAAAAGAATAGCCCACCTTTCCAAGATGCCAGAAAAAGACGTGGAAAAGCAGCTTTATGATATTGGACACGTTATCTACGGATTCGTAATTGGAAGTACTACCATGGAGGATAAGCAGGTTTCACTCATCCCTCAACTGGTTAAAAAGTGA
- a CDS encoding ferredoxin family protein, with amino-acid sequence MVEILIDEDACVGCGSCVDDCPNDVYKMNEEKWKTEVVNVEDCMACLSCHEICPAQAMTHKDIHVAKRLYIDRRVNDVLERII; translated from the coding sequence ATGGTTGAAATCCTGATAGACGAAGATGCATGTGTTGGATGTGGATCCTGTGTGGATGACTGCCCCAACGACGTGTACAAAATGAATGAAGAAAAATGGAAAACAGAAGTGGTTAATGTCGAAGACTGTATGGCATGCCTCTCCTGCCATGAGATCTGCCCTGCACAGGCCATGACCCATAAAGACATCCACGTGGCCAAAAGACTCTACATTGATCGCCGGGTGAACGACGTTCTGGAAAGAATTATCTGA
- a CDS encoding class E sortase, whose amino-acid sequence MSRENIRCFSEMSKYKIIAILIILACVTLAAGIAIAGYQQMQNVTQAQKSVKDYQEKMSNPVNALDPTDLTKSYVNAQLIIPKLNLNASIRSDTVNAYNAVYHYPESVMPGKPGECGILGHRTKYSGLFTNIASLEPGDQAIIKDFAQRKKYVYEVTSNGNDIRWDYKTNPIRFSQEGQARLLIVTCYPPGKKEAAWITHFKMVSSSSL is encoded by the coding sequence ATGTCTCGTGAAAATATTAGATGTTTTAGTGAAATGTCCAAATATAAGATCATTGCCATCCTGATTATATTAGCGTGTGTCACGCTGGCAGCAGGCATAGCCATTGCTGGTTACCAGCAGATGCAAAACGTTACCCAGGCCCAGAAAAGTGTTAAAGATTATCAGGAGAAAATGAGCAACCCTGTAAACGCACTGGATCCCACTGATCTCACTAAATCATATGTTAATGCCCAGTTAATCATTCCCAAACTCAACCTGAATGCAAGCATTCGATCCGATACTGTAAATGCATATAACGCTGTTTATCATTATCCTGAAAGTGTTATGCCAGGTAAACCAGGAGAATGTGGTATTCTAGGTCATAGGACAAAATATTCCGGATTATTCACCAACATAGCCTCCCTTGAACCAGGAGACCAGGCCATTATCAAAGATTTTGCCCAACGCAAGAAATACGTCTATGAAGTTACTTCCAATGGAAATGATATACGCTGGGACTACAAAACCAATCCTATCAGATTTTCGCAGGAAGGACAGGCACGTTTATTAATTGTTACCTGTTATCCACCAGGTAAAAAAGAAGCAGCATGGATTACTCATTTTAAAATGGTATCCAGCAGCAGCTTATAA
- a CDS encoding mechanosensitive ion channel family protein — MATDPVYLDLIKIAIIFIAGFIIIKWTSYIIKRTGTRFNLETTLIQVINEIIKYSIIVIALTLALNEIGVNINSLIISFGIVGIAVGFAARDTLSNLIAGLFILADKSFKVGDIIEMAGKSGKVIKLGFRVTTIKTDDNKIITIPNSIFSSGVYVNSTYQETRRVGLDINIPYELELEDTVNSLMRVTSECKWALPEPKPNVLIKEMTDTGIKATINVWINDPWKVATYRSQLALKVKELLVVEKAS; from the coding sequence ATGGCAACTGATCCAGTGTACCTTGATCTGATAAAAATTGCAATAATCTTTATAGCCGGATTCATCATTATTAAATGGACCAGTTACATTATTAAGAGAACTGGAACTCGATTTAATTTAGAAACCACTCTGATTCAGGTCATAAATGAGATCATCAAATATTCCATAATAGTCATTGCCTTAACTCTTGCTTTAAATGAAATCGGAGTGAATATAAACTCCCTGATCATCAGCTTTGGTATTGTAGGTATAGCCGTTGGTTTCGCTGCAAGAGACACCCTCTCCAACCTCATTGCAGGTCTTTTCATACTGGCGGATAAAAGTTTCAAAGTAGGGGACATCATTGAAATGGCAGGCAAAAGTGGCAAAGTGATTAAACTGGGTTTCAGAGTTACCACCATTAAAACTGATGACAATAAAATTATCACCATCCCCAATTCAATTTTTTCCAGTGGTGTTTATGTTAATTCCACCTATCAGGAAACCCGCAGAGTAGGATTGGATATTAACATTCCTTATGAACTGGAATTGGAAGATACTGTTAACTCCCTGATGAGAGTAACATCGGAGTGTAAATGGGCGCTTCCTGAACCGAAACCAAATGTGCTTATAAAAGAAATGACAGATACAGGTATTAAAGCTACTATTAATGTCTGGATCAATGATCCATGGAAGGTAGCCACCTACCGAAGCCAGTTAGCCCTGAAAGTTAAGGAACTTCTGGTGGTTGAAAAAGCTTCATGA
- the rnz gene encoding ribonuclease Z, translating into MELIFLGTSSALPTIKRNHSSIALKAFGEVMLFDCGEGTQRQMARIKLSPMKVDHIFITHLHGDHFLGLPGMIQSMAFRGRTEPLHIYGPEGIIKTVESIKNLGYYALSFPIHAYEVTEGTVLQTDEYLIECCPTHHSVLNLAYSVEEKRSPKFLREKAIQLGLKPGPDFGKLQKGIPVEVDGTMIKPDQVLGEKRKGRKVVYSGDTKPCPEMVQFASGADVLIHESTYESAQESKAIENGHSTTTHAAMIAKEAEVSELILTHISTRYRDSDKLRAEASQVFNKVILAEDFLNIEVKRHGI; encoded by the coding sequence ATGGAATTAATATTTTTAGGAACCTCATCCGCACTCCCCACCATCAAACGGAATCATTCATCAATTGCCTTAAAGGCCTTTGGAGAAGTAATGCTATTTGATTGTGGTGAGGGAACTCAGCGCCAGATGGCTCGAATTAAACTGAGCCCCATGAAAGTTGATCATATCTTCATTACCCATCTGCATGGTGACCATTTCCTGGGACTACCCGGAATGATCCAGTCCATGGCTTTCAGAGGCAGAACTGAACCATTACACATTTACGGGCCAGAAGGAATAATAAAAACCGTTGAAAGTATTAAAAATCTGGGGTATTATGCTTTATCATTCCCCATACATGCTTATGAAGTAACCGAGGGCACTGTTCTCCAGACAGATGAATACCTTATTGAATGCTGTCCCACCCACCATTCTGTCCTTAATCTGGCATACTCAGTTGAAGAAAAAAGATCTCCTAAATTCCTCAGGGAAAAGGCAATCCAACTGGGATTAAAACCAGGGCCAGATTTTGGGAAACTGCAAAAAGGGATCCCGGTGGAAGTAGATGGAACCATGATAAAACCAGATCAGGTGCTCGGAGAAAAAAGGAAGGGAAGGAAAGTGGTTTACTCTGGTGATACTAAACCATGCCCCGAAATGGTTCAATTTGCATCTGGTGCTGATGTTTTAATACATGAATCAACCTATGAATCAGCACAAGAATCAAAAGCCATTGAAAATGGACATTCCACCACCACACATGCAGCAATGATTGCTAAAGAAGCGGAAGTATCAGAATTAATTCTCACCCACATAAGCACCCGTTACAGAGATAGTGATAAATTAAGAGCAGAAGCCAGCCAAGTATTTAATAAGGTAATATTGGCGGAAGATTTTTTGAATATTGAGGTGAAACGCCATGGAATATAA
- the nadC gene encoding carboxylating nicotinate-nucleotide diphosphorylase: MRQDLAKLVYDDIGFEDITTRALIPPGLKVKGHIISKEEGISAGVELAVAIFTEFEVETEVLVADGEKLKQGQIIMEISGDPRSILSVERTVLNLMMRMSGIATLTSNIIKVVRSVNPDVIVAGTRKTTPGLQFFEKNAIRYGGGDTHRYRLDDSVLIKDNHLALVGGVVEAISLARKYASFTKKIEIEVETLEEALLAANAGADIVMLDNMDPEDVKTVLEALDDENLHDNVIIEVSGGINSDNILQFAKTGVDVISTGYITHSARSLDLSLELEKIH, translated from the coding sequence ATGAGGCAGGACTTGGCTAAATTGGTTTATGATGATATTGGCTTTGAGGATATAACCACTCGTGCATTGATACCTCCCGGATTAAAGGTTAAGGGCCATATAATATCCAAAGAAGAGGGTATATCTGCTGGAGTTGAACTGGCAGTAGCTATTTTCACCGAATTTGAAGTGGAAACCGAAGTACTGGTGGCAGATGGTGAAAAACTAAAGCAGGGTCAGATCATCATGGAGATATCCGGTGATCCACGGAGTATTCTCAGTGTGGAAAGAACAGTTTTAAACCTCATGATGCGCATGAGTGGCATTGCCACCCTTACCTCAAATATTATTAAAGTGGTTCGCAGTGTTAATCCGGATGTTATAGTGGCTGGAACCCGTAAAACAACCCCTGGACTTCAATTTTTTGAGAAAAATGCCATAAGATATGGTGGGGGGGATACCCATCGCTACCGCCTGGATGACAGTGTGTTAATAAAAGATAATCACCTAGCTCTGGTTGGTGGAGTGGTCGAAGCAATATCTCTAGCCAGAAAGTACGCCAGTTTCACTAAAAAAATTGAAATTGAGGTAGAAACCCTGGAAGAAGCCCTGCTGGCTGCCAATGCCGGGGCAGATATTGTAATGCTGGACAACATGGATCCTGAAGATGTTAAAACGGTCCTGGAAGCTTTGGATGATGAAAATCTCCACGATAATGTGATAATTGAAGTATCGGGCGGTATTAATTCAGATAACATACTGCAGTTTGCAAAGACCGGGGTGGATGTGATCTCAACCGGATACATCACTCACTCTGCAAGATCATTGGACTTAAGCTTAGAATTAGAGAAAATACATTGA
- a CDS encoding ZPR1 zinc finger domain-containing protein, which produces MSKMFADCPICNAHQSMEVTTKTEKIPYFGEIMESTLLCSECGYKHSDTICIDQKDPVKYTLIVGKDNLNARVVKSQSTTITIPEIGLKVEPGPQSQGYVSNVEGVLNRFEKAVKTALSWAEEDHAKKNAVQILEDIERVKNGQKEVTLVLEDPFGHSIVMDEMAVKSELTVEEIENLETGFTTFENGELEKMNR; this is translated from the coding sequence TTGAGTAAAATGTTTGCTGACTGTCCAATATGCAATGCACATCAAAGTATGGAAGTCACCACCAAAACCGAGAAAATCCCCTACTTTGGGGAAATTATGGAATCAACCCTCTTATGTAGTGAATGTGGATATAAACATTCAGATACCATATGTATTGATCAAAAAGACCCAGTTAAGTACACTTTAATTGTGGGGAAAGATAATTTAAACGCAAGGGTTGTTAAATCACAGTCAACCACCATTACCATACCTGAAATAGGTCTTAAGGTGGAACCAGGACCACAATCACAGGGATATGTTTCCAATGTAGAGGGAGTGCTGAACCGTTTTGAAAAAGCCGTTAAAACTGCATTATCTTGGGCTGAGGAGGACCATGCTAAAAAGAATGCAGTCCAAATACTGGAAGATATTGAAAGAGTGAAAAATGGTCAAAAAGAGGTCACCCTGGTATTAGAAGACCCCTTCGGCCACAGCATAGTTATGGATGAGATGGCAGTTAAGAGTGAATTGACTGTAGAAGAGATTGAAAATCTGGAAACTGGCTTTACCACCTTTGAAAATGGAGAACTGGAAAAAATGAATAGATGA
- a CDS encoding 3H domain-containing protein has product MRKPYVILIGSASGIGKSTIASELAKELGIKHLIETDFIREIVRGIIGPDYAPALHKSSFDAYVTLKDKQRYDGNTASLISAGFEEHASFVIPAIEKVIKRAVDDYDDLVIEGVHLVPGFLDIEKFKEDANIHFFVLTADEDVHKERFVKRAMKIKRGGKHLEYFKENRIINNYLVKQALEHRIPVINNLGINETKKRMLTLIKEICKEMVFRHSVDQLDLETDIILNKYGGRIMDVSYFLPGFGEPLKRKVNVYDPSEAKRFIKLLQENPKRKKDLEGLYELSGNVHRHKICAPDEESLQAMIKELGEKGLLYQFNSEEK; this is encoded by the coding sequence TTGAGAAAACCTTACGTTATACTCATTGGAAGTGCTTCGGGGATTGGAAAATCAACCATCGCTTCTGAGTTAGCTAAAGAGCTGGGTATTAAACATCTGATTGAAACTGATTTTATAAGGGAAATAGTACGGGGGATCATTGGCCCAGATTATGCACCGGCCCTGCACAAATCTTCATTCGATGCTTATGTAACTTTAAAGGACAAGCAACGATATGATGGTAATACTGCCAGTTTAATAAGTGCCGGTTTTGAAGAACATGCCTCTTTTGTCATCCCTGCAATTGAAAAAGTTATAAAAAGAGCAGTTGATGACTATGATGATCTGGTAATTGAAGGCGTGCATCTTGTTCCCGGATTTTTAGATATAGAAAAATTTAAAGAAGATGCAAACATCCACTTTTTTGTACTGACTGCCGACGAGGATGTTCATAAAGAAAGATTCGTTAAACGGGCTATGAAGATAAAAAGAGGCGGGAAACACCTGGAATATTTCAAAGAAAACCGCATAATTAATAATTATTTGGTTAAACAGGCCCTGGAACATCGCATTCCTGTTATTAACAACCTGGGTATTAACGAAACCAAGAAGAGGATGCTCACTCTGATTAAAGAGATCTGCAAAGAGATGGTATTCCGCCATTCAGTTGACCAGTTAGATCTGGAGACTGATATTATCCTCAATAAATATGGAGGTCGTATAATGGATGTTTCCTACTTCCTCCCTGGTTTTGGAGAACCTCTTAAAAGGAAGGTCAATGTTTATGACCCTTCCGAGGCAAAAAGATTCATAAAACTTCTCCAGGAAAACCCTAAACGTAAAAAAGACCTGGAAGGACTCTATGAACTGTCTGGAAATGTGCACCGTCACAAAATCTGCGCACCAGATGAAGAAAGTCTCCAGGCCATGATCAAAGAACTGGGTGAAAAGGGACTGCTCTACCAATTCAACAGTGAAGAAAAATAA